One segment of Salvelinus alpinus chromosome 1, SLU_Salpinus.1, whole genome shotgun sequence DNA contains the following:
- the LOC139581479 gene encoding serine/threonine-protein kinase BRSK2-like isoform X5, with the protein MTSKELSVGQSAQYVGPYRLEKTLGKGQTGLVKLGVHCITGQKVAIKIVNREKLSESVLMKVEREIAILKLIEHPHVLKLHDVYENNKYLYLVLEHVSGGELFDYLVKKGRLTPKEARKFFRQIISALDFCHSHSICHRDLKPENLLLDEKNNIRIADFGMASLQVGDSLLETSCGSPHYACPEVIRGEKYDGRRADVWSCGVILFALLVGALPFDHDNLRQLLEKVKSGVFHMPHFIPPDCQALLKGMIQVNPDKRLTLEAIQKHSWYLGGRNEPCPEQPPPRRVCVKRIVSLTELDPDVLDSMHSLGCFRDRGKLTQDLQCEEDNQEKMIYYLLLDRKERYPSCEDEDLPPRNDIADPPRKRVDSPMLTRHGRCRPERKSLEVLSVTEQGSPTPTRRALDTSAHSQRSRSVSGASTGLSSSPLSSPRVTPQGSPLPTPLGTPVHHPQPTPPSSSSSSSSSRAEGGGGGGSLSLTPPSSPGGSGGMAASSSAHWRTRLNSFKNNLLGSPRFHRRKLQVPTPEDMSSLTPESSPELAKKSWFGNFISLEKEEQIFVVIRDKPLSSIKADIVHAFLSIPSLSHSVISQTSFRAEYKSSGGPSVFQKPVKFQVDIAFSEVERERERERAEREGKRETGIYSVTFTLISGPSRRFKRVVETIQAQLLSTHDQPSVLALADEKNGQLTSRPPGTPTRQNSRRSEGGGDRGEKCERGDAGIGGSGSVLQRKGSGKDKTRLLSSNGTQSQP; encoded by the exons ATGACAAGCAAGGAGCTGTCCGTAGGCCAGTCGGCCCAATACGTCGGGCCTTACCGGTTGGAGAAAACCCTTGGAAAGGGGCAGACGG gattGGTGAAGCTGGGAGTGCACTGTATCACGGGACAGAAGGTGGCCATAAAGATTGTGAACCGAGAGAAGCTGTCCGAGTCTGTCCTCATGAAG gtggaGAGGGAGATAGCTATACTAAAACTAATAGAGCACCCTCATGTGCTGAAGCTGCATGATGTTTATGAGAATAACAAGTACCT gtATCTGGTGTTGGAGCACGTCTCAGGAGGAGAGTTATTTGACTACCTGGTGAAGAAGGGCAGACTGACGCCTAAAGAGGCCAGGAAGTTCTTCAGACAGATCATCTCAGCGCTGGACTTCTGCCACAGTCACTCTATATG TCATAGAGACCTGAAGCCTGAGAACCTGCTCCTGGATGAGAAGAACAACATCCGCATCGCTGACTTCGGCATGGCCTCCCTACAGGTGGGGGACAGCCTGCTAGAGACCAGCTGTGG ATCTCCTCACTACGCGTGTCCAGAAGTTATCAGG GGGGAGAAGTATGACGGTCGCAGGGCAGATGTGTGGAGCTGTGGCGTCATCCTCTTTGCACTGCTGGTG ggagctCTACCCTTTGACCATGACAACCTGCGTCAGCTCCTTGAGAAGGTGAAGAGCGGGGTGTTCCACATGCCCCACTTCATCCCCCCAGACTGCCAGGCCCTGCTCAAAGGAATGATCCAGGTCAACCCTGACAAGAGACTCACG CTAGAAGCAATACAAAAACACTCCTGGTATCT TGGTGGTCGTAACGAGCCGTGTCCGGAGCAGCCTCCtcccaggcgtgtgtgtgtgaagaggatTGTGTCGCTGACCGAGCTGGACCCTGATGTACTGGACAGCATGCACTCGCTGGGCTGCTTCAGAGACCGGGGGAAACTGACCCAGGACCTGCAGTGTGAGGA AGACAACCAGGAGAAGATGATCTACTACCTCCTCTTGGACAGGAAAGAGCGTTACCCCAGCTGTGAGGACGAAGACCTGCCGCCCAGGAACGATATAG CAGATCCCCCTAGGAAGCGGGTGGACTCTCCCATGCTGACCCGTCATGGCCGGTGCCGGCCGGAGAGGAAGAGTTTGGAGGTGCTGAGTGTGACGGAGCAGGGCTCCCCAACACCCACGCGCAGGGCGCTGGACACCTCCGCACACAGCCAGAG GTCTCGTTCAGTCAGTGGAGCTTCAACAGGGCTCTCGTCAAGTCCTCTCAGCAGTCCCAGG GTCACCCCTCAGGggtctccactccccacccccctaGGCACCCCCGTCCACCACCCCCagcccacccctccctcctcctcctcttcctcctcctcctcacggGCGGAGGGAGGGGGCGGGGGCGGATCCCTCTCCCTAACTCCACCCTCCAGCCCCGGAGGCAGCGGGGGGATGGCCGCCAGTAGCTCCGCCCACTGGAGGACACGCCTCAACTCCTTCAAGAACAACCTGCTGGGTTCGCCACGCTTCCACCGACGCaaactgcagg TTCCAACACCGGAGGACATGTCAAGTCTAACTCCAGAATCAAGCCCGGA GCTGGCCAAGAAGTCGTGGTTTGGGAACTTCATCAGCCTGGAAAAGGAGGAACAGATATTTGTTGTCATTAGAGACAAACCGCTTAGTTCCATCAAAGCTGATATAGTCCATGCCTTCTTGTCT ATCCCGTCCCTGAGTCACAGCGTCATCTCCCAGACCAGCTTCAGAGCAGAGTATAAGTCCTCTGGTGGCCCCTCCGTCTTCCAGAAGCCTGTTAAATTTCAGGTGGACATCGCCTTCtctgaggtagagagggagagagagagggagcgagccgagagggaaggaaagagggaaACTGGCATCTACAGCGTGACGTTCACTCTCATATCAG GTCCAAGTCGCAGGTTCAAGAGAGTGGTGGAAACAATTCAAGCCCAGCTACTTAGTACTCATGATCAGCCATCTGTGCTGGCACTGGCTG ATGAGAAGAATGGGCAGCTGACCTCGCGTCCGCCCGGCACCCCGACCCGGCAAAACTCCCGACGTTCGGAAGGAGGCGGGGACCGGGGCGAGAAGTGTGAGCGTGGTGACGCAGGGATAGGGGGCAGCGGGAGCGTGCTTCAGAGGAAGGGCTCGGGCAAAGACAAGACCAGACTCCTTTCCTCCAACGGGACACAGTCTCAGCCCTGA
- the LOC139581479 gene encoding serine/threonine-protein kinase BRSK2-like isoform X3 yields the protein MTSKELSVGQSAQYVGPYRLEKTLGKGQTGLVKLGVHCITGQKVAIKIVNREKLSESVLMKVEREIAILKLIEHPHVLKLHDVYENNKYLYLVLEHVSGGELFDYLVKKGRLTPKEARKFFRQIISALDFCHSHSICHRDLKPENLLLDEKNNIRIADFGMASLQVGDSLLETSCGSPHYACPEVIRGEKYDGRRADVWSCGVILFALLVGALPFDHDNLRQLLEKVKSGVFHMPHFIPPDCQALLKGMIQVNPDKRLTLEAIQKHSWYLGGRNEPCPEQPPPRRVCVKRIVSLTELDPDVLDSMHSLGCFRDRGKLTQDLQCEEDNQEKMIYYLLLDRKERYPSCEDEDLPPRNDIDPPRKRVDSPMLTRHGRCRPERKSLEVLSVTEQGSPTPTRRALDTSAHSQRSRSVSGASTGLSSSPLSSPRSPVFTFSQSEVTSASTTHSKDPKPGSATTPRPSQRMTVPDPKTQTLPSKGLSDRTHLLSMKSLPLQAPPSPSPSPILSPIPRFFFFPAPSVFKSVTKSVYPNSAPVPQVTPQGSPLPTPLGTPVHHPQPTPPSSSSSSSSSRAEGGGGGGSLSLTPPSSPGGSGGMAASSSAHWRTRLNSFKNNLLGSPRFHRRKLQVPTPEDMSSLTPESSPELAKKSWFGNFISLEKEEQIFVVIRDKPLSSIKADIVHAFLSIPSLSHSVISQTSFRAEYKSSGGPSVFQKPVKFQVDIAFSEVERERERERAEREGKRETGIYSVTFTLISGPSRRFKRVVETIQAQLLSTHDQPSVLALADEKNGQLTSRPPGTPTRQNSRRSEGGGDRGEKCERGDAGIGGSGSVLQRKGSGKDKTRLLSSNGTQSQP from the exons ATGACAAGCAAGGAGCTGTCCGTAGGCCAGTCGGCCCAATACGTCGGGCCTTACCGGTTGGAGAAAACCCTTGGAAAGGGGCAGACGG gattGGTGAAGCTGGGAGTGCACTGTATCACGGGACAGAAGGTGGCCATAAAGATTGTGAACCGAGAGAAGCTGTCCGAGTCTGTCCTCATGAAG gtggaGAGGGAGATAGCTATACTAAAACTAATAGAGCACCCTCATGTGCTGAAGCTGCATGATGTTTATGAGAATAACAAGTACCT gtATCTGGTGTTGGAGCACGTCTCAGGAGGAGAGTTATTTGACTACCTGGTGAAGAAGGGCAGACTGACGCCTAAAGAGGCCAGGAAGTTCTTCAGACAGATCATCTCAGCGCTGGACTTCTGCCACAGTCACTCTATATG TCATAGAGACCTGAAGCCTGAGAACCTGCTCCTGGATGAGAAGAACAACATCCGCATCGCTGACTTCGGCATGGCCTCCCTACAGGTGGGGGACAGCCTGCTAGAGACCAGCTGTGG ATCTCCTCACTACGCGTGTCCAGAAGTTATCAGG GGGGAGAAGTATGACGGTCGCAGGGCAGATGTGTGGAGCTGTGGCGTCATCCTCTTTGCACTGCTGGTG ggagctCTACCCTTTGACCATGACAACCTGCGTCAGCTCCTTGAGAAGGTGAAGAGCGGGGTGTTCCACATGCCCCACTTCATCCCCCCAGACTGCCAGGCCCTGCTCAAAGGAATGATCCAGGTCAACCCTGACAAGAGACTCACG CTAGAAGCAATACAAAAACACTCCTGGTATCT TGGTGGTCGTAACGAGCCGTGTCCGGAGCAGCCTCCtcccaggcgtgtgtgtgtgaagaggatTGTGTCGCTGACCGAGCTGGACCCTGATGTACTGGACAGCATGCACTCGCTGGGCTGCTTCAGAGACCGGGGGAAACTGACCCAGGACCTGCAGTGTGAGGA AGACAACCAGGAGAAGATGATCTACTACCTCCTCTTGGACAGGAAAGAGCGTTACCCCAGCTGTGAGGACGAAGACCTGCCGCCCAGGAACGATATAG ATCCCCCTAGGAAGCGGGTGGACTCTCCCATGCTGACCCGTCATGGCCGGTGCCGGCCGGAGAGGAAGAGTTTGGAGGTGCTGAGTGTGACGGAGCAGGGCTCCCCAACACCCACGCGCAGGGCGCTGGACACCTCCGCACACAGCCAGAG GTCTCGTTCAGTCAGTGGAGCTTCAACAGGGCTCTCGTCAAGTCCTCTCAGCAGTCCCAGG AGCCCAGTTTTcactttcagccaatcagaagtCACTTCCGCCTCCACCACCCACTCCAAAGACCCCAAACCAGGAAGTGCCACCACTCCCCGGCCGTCACAACGGATGACTGTGCCCGACCCCAAAACCCAGACCCTGCCCTCCAAAGGGCTCTCCGATCGCACTCACCTCCTATCCATGAAGTCACTACCTCTCCAAGCTCCCCCCTCGCCGTCCCCCTCACCcattctctcccccatccctcgcTTCTTCTTTTTCCCCGCCCCCTCTGTCTTTAAGTCGGTCACTAAGAGCGTCTATCCTAACTCTGCCCCTGTGCCACAGGTCACCCCTCAGGggtctccactccccacccccctaGGCACCCCCGTCCACCACCCCCagcccacccctccctcctcctcctcttcctcctcctcctcacggGCGGAGGGAGGGGGCGGGGGCGGATCCCTCTCCCTAACTCCACCCTCCAGCCCCGGAGGCAGCGGGGGGATGGCCGCCAGTAGCTCCGCCCACTGGAGGACACGCCTCAACTCCTTCAAGAACAACCTGCTGGGTTCGCCACGCTTCCACCGACGCaaactgcagg TTCCAACACCGGAGGACATGTCAAGTCTAACTCCAGAATCAAGCCCGGA GCTGGCCAAGAAGTCGTGGTTTGGGAACTTCATCAGCCTGGAAAAGGAGGAACAGATATTTGTTGTCATTAGAGACAAACCGCTTAGTTCCATCAAAGCTGATATAGTCCATGCCTTCTTGTCT ATCCCGTCCCTGAGTCACAGCGTCATCTCCCAGACCAGCTTCAGAGCAGAGTATAAGTCCTCTGGTGGCCCCTCCGTCTTCCAGAAGCCTGTTAAATTTCAGGTGGACATCGCCTTCtctgaggtagagagggagagagagagggagcgagccgagagggaaggaaagagggaaACTGGCATCTACAGCGTGACGTTCACTCTCATATCAG GTCCAAGTCGCAGGTTCAAGAGAGTGGTGGAAACAATTCAAGCCCAGCTACTTAGTACTCATGATCAGCCATCTGTGCTGGCACTGGCTG ATGAGAAGAATGGGCAGCTGACCTCGCGTCCGCCCGGCACCCCGACCCGGCAAAACTCCCGACGTTCGGAAGGAGGCGGGGACCGGGGCGAGAAGTGTGAGCGTGGTGACGCAGGGATAGGGGGCAGCGGGAGCGTGCTTCAGAGGAAGGGCTCGGGCAAAGACAAGACCAGACTCCTTTCCTCCAACGGGACACAGTCTCAGCCCTGA
- the LOC139581479 gene encoding serine/threonine-protein kinase BRSK1-like isoform X7 — MASLQVGDSLLETSCGSPHYACPEVIRGEKYDGRRADVWSCGVILFALLVGALPFDHDNLRQLLEKVKSGVFHMPHFIPPDCQALLKGMIQVNPDKRLTLEAIQKHSWYLGGRNEPCPEQPPPRRVCVKRIVSLTELDPDVLDSMHSLGCFRDRGKLTQDLQCEEDNQEKMIYYLLLDRKERYPSCEDEDLPPRNDIGLPADPPRKRVDSPMLTRHGRCRPERKSLEVLSVTEQGSPTPTRRALDTSAHSQRSRSVSGASTGLSSSPLSSPRSPVFTFSQSEVTSASTTHSKDPKPGSATTPRPSQRMTVPDPKTQTLPSKGLSDRTHLLSMKSLPLQAPPSPSPSPILSPIPRFFFFPAPSVFKSVTKSVYPNSAPVPQVTPQGSPLPTPLGTPVHHPQPTPPSSSSSSSSSRAEGGGGGGSLSLTPPSSPGGSGGMAASSSAHWRTRLNSFKNNLLGSPRFHRRKLQVPTPEDMSSLTPESSPELAKKSWFGNFISLEKEEQIFVVIRDKPLSSIKADIVHAFLSIPSLSHSVISQTSFRAEYKSSGGPSVFQKPVKFQVDIAFSEVERERERERAEREGKRETGIYSVTFTLISGPSRRFKRVVETIQAQLLSTHDQPSVLALADEKNGQLTSRPPGTPTRQNSRRSEGGGDRGEKCERGDAGIGGSGSVLQRKGSGKDKTRLLSSNGTQSQP; from the exons ATGGCCTCCCTACAGGTGGGGGACAGCCTGCTAGAGACCAGCTGTGG ATCTCCTCACTACGCGTGTCCAGAAGTTATCAGG GGGGAGAAGTATGACGGTCGCAGGGCAGATGTGTGGAGCTGTGGCGTCATCCTCTTTGCACTGCTGGTG ggagctCTACCCTTTGACCATGACAACCTGCGTCAGCTCCTTGAGAAGGTGAAGAGCGGGGTGTTCCACATGCCCCACTTCATCCCCCCAGACTGCCAGGCCCTGCTCAAAGGAATGATCCAGGTCAACCCTGACAAGAGACTCACG CTAGAAGCAATACAAAAACACTCCTGGTATCT TGGTGGTCGTAACGAGCCGTGTCCGGAGCAGCCTCCtcccaggcgtgtgtgtgtgaagaggatTGTGTCGCTGACCGAGCTGGACCCTGATGTACTGGACAGCATGCACTCGCTGGGCTGCTTCAGAGACCGGGGGAAACTGACCCAGGACCTGCAGTGTGAGGA AGACAACCAGGAGAAGATGATCTACTACCTCCTCTTGGACAGGAAAGAGCGTTACCCCAGCTGTGAGGACGAAGACCTGCCGCCCAGGAACGATATAG GTCTCCCAGCAGATCCCCCTAGGAAGCGGGTGGACTCTCCCATGCTGACCCGTCATGGCCGGTGCCGGCCGGAGAGGAAGAGTTTGGAGGTGCTGAGTGTGACGGAGCAGGGCTCCCCAACACCCACGCGCAGGGCGCTGGACACCTCCGCACACAGCCAGAG GTCTCGTTCAGTCAGTGGAGCTTCAACAGGGCTCTCGTCAAGTCCTCTCAGCAGTCCCAGG AGCCCAGTTTTcactttcagccaatcagaagtCACTTCCGCCTCCACCACCCACTCCAAAGACCCCAAACCAGGAAGTGCCACCACTCCCCGGCCGTCACAACGGATGACTGTGCCCGACCCCAAAACCCAGACCCTGCCCTCCAAAGGGCTCTCCGATCGCACTCACCTCCTATCCATGAAGTCACTACCTCTCCAAGCTCCCCCCTCGCCGTCCCCCTCACCcattctctcccccatccctcgcTTCTTCTTTTTCCCCGCCCCCTCTGTCTTTAAGTCGGTCACTAAGAGCGTCTATCCTAACTCTGCCCCTGTGCCACAGGTCACCCCTCAGGggtctccactccccacccccctaGGCACCCCCGTCCACCACCCCCagcccacccctccctcctcctcctcttcctcctcctcctcacggGCGGAGGGAGGGGGCGGGGGCGGATCCCTCTCCCTAACTCCACCCTCCAGCCCCGGAGGCAGCGGGGGGATGGCCGCCAGTAGCTCCGCCCACTGGAGGACACGCCTCAACTCCTTCAAGAACAACCTGCTGGGTTCGCCACGCTTCCACCGACGCaaactgcagg TTCCAACACCGGAGGACATGTCAAGTCTAACTCCAGAATCAAGCCCGGA GCTGGCCAAGAAGTCGTGGTTTGGGAACTTCATCAGCCTGGAAAAGGAGGAACAGATATTTGTTGTCATTAGAGACAAACCGCTTAGTTCCATCAAAGCTGATATAGTCCATGCCTTCTTGTCT ATCCCGTCCCTGAGTCACAGCGTCATCTCCCAGACCAGCTTCAGAGCAGAGTATAAGTCCTCTGGTGGCCCCTCCGTCTTCCAGAAGCCTGTTAAATTTCAGGTGGACATCGCCTTCtctgaggtagagagggagagagagagggagcgagccgagagggaaggaaagagggaaACTGGCATCTACAGCGTGACGTTCACTCTCATATCAG GTCCAAGTCGCAGGTTCAAGAGAGTGGTGGAAACAATTCAAGCCCAGCTACTTAGTACTCATGATCAGCCATCTGTGCTGGCACTGGCTG ATGAGAAGAATGGGCAGCTGACCTCGCGTCCGCCCGGCACCCCGACCCGGCAAAACTCCCGACGTTCGGAAGGAGGCGGGGACCGGGGCGAGAAGTGTGAGCGTGGTGACGCAGGGATAGGGGGCAGCGGGAGCGTGCTTCAGAGGAAGGGCTCGGGCAAAGACAAGACCAGACTCCTTTCCTCCAACGGGACACAGTCTCAGCCCTGA